One part of the Leptolyngbya sp. FACHB-261 genome encodes these proteins:
- a CDS encoding glycoside hydrolase family 19 protein — MTNTQAPPRILKAGMTGDDVKHLQYLLNRAAPPATPKLTEDGQFGPTTTQALNHWKAAHKLSSPGEVGPTTLATLEQDVKSQSAVCGLSAAQLKAIMPTAKAQDIATYLGPLNQAMQEFGITTPNRQRAFIAQLAHESGAFRYKEEIASGAAYEGRRDLGNTHPGDGRRYKGRGLIQVTGRANYREIGRVLGVNLEANPLKLMDPTVSARSAAYFWKSRGLNSLADVGKFREITRRINGGYNGYDDRVSYYTRAKAAIK; from the coding sequence ATGACTAATACACAAGCGCCGCCTCGAATTTTGAAAGCTGGTATGACTGGAGATGACGTGAAGCATCTTCAGTATTTGCTCAATCGGGCGGCTCCACCTGCAACTCCAAAGCTCACGGAGGATGGCCAGTTCGGCCCTACCACGACTCAAGCTCTTAATCACTGGAAGGCAGCTCATAAGCTGAGTAGCCCGGGTGAAGTAGGGCCGACTACTCTGGCAACGCTAGAGCAGGATGTTAAGTCTCAGTCTGCGGTGTGTGGACTCTCGGCAGCCCAGCTGAAAGCGATCATGCCGACAGCTAAGGCGCAGGACATTGCTACCTACCTTGGCCCTTTGAACCAGGCGATGCAGGAGTTCGGCATCACAACCCCGAATCGGCAACGAGCGTTTATTGCTCAGCTTGCCCATGAGAGTGGCGCTTTTCGGTATAAGGAGGAAATCGCTTCTGGTGCCGCCTACGAAGGGCGGCGGGACCTGGGTAATACCCACCCTGGTGACGGTCGGCGTTACAAAGGTCGAGGATTGATCCAAGTAACGGGTCGCGCTAACTATCGGGAAATCGGTCGAGTCTTGGGTGTCAATCTAGAGGCTAATCCGCTCAAGTTAATGGACCCGACTGTCTCGGCGCGTTCTGCAGCTTACTTTTGGAAAAGTCGTGGTCTCAATTCATTAGCTGATGTCGGTAAGTTTAGAGAGATTACCCGTCGCATTAATGGGGGTTATAACGGCTACGACGACCGCGTGAGCTATTACACCCGAGCCAAAGCAGCTATTAAGTGA
- a CDS encoding COP23 domain-containing protein produces the protein MRGSALVGLAVLIAVGSPCLTVLAQVQPESPGRSTPEPTGPEPSRFTCESSNGEYMVMYRPESQPNQSFAWAKPDALGGGWTSQRRCAEISRRLEAYRPDGLQEMRTGKENGYDVVCATTQQNPSCRIIFTVPPGNDPLATRDRVFQNISTADSGQQTQAVNTYGERGSDLNLPGLDLSRLGSILGTLAPPRSPQALNLRPFLDPADGGTGSGLAPDSSRRPRLNPENFR, from the coding sequence ATGAGAGGCTCAGCTTTGGTTGGTCTAGCAGTGTTGATCGCTGTAGGAAGCCCGTGTCTAACCGTCTTAGCCCAAGTTCAGCCCGAAAGTCCTGGTCGCTCCACGCCTGAGCCAACAGGCCCTGAGCCCAGTCGCTTCACCTGTGAATCATCCAATGGCGAGTACATGGTGATGTACCGCCCCGAGAGCCAGCCCAACCAGAGCTTTGCTTGGGCTAAGCCTGATGCCTTGGGCGGTGGTTGGACTTCTCAGCGTCGCTGTGCTGAGATTAGCCGTCGTCTAGAAGCCTACCGTCCTGATGGGCTGCAAGAGATGCGCACTGGTAAAGAGAATGGCTATGACGTTGTTTGCGCCACTACTCAGCAGAATCCAAGCTGCCGCATCATTTTCACGGTGCCACCTGGCAATGACCCGCTGGCTACCCGTGACCGAGTCTTTCAAAATATTTCTACTGCTGATTCGGGTCAACAAACCCAAGCCGTCAATACCTACGGTGAGCGGGGTTCTGACCTCAACTTGCCTGGTCTTGACTTATCCCGTCTGGGTTCGATCTTGGGAACCCTTGCTCCACCAAGGTCCCCTCAAGCTTTAAATCTCCGCCCATTTCTAGACCCAGCTGATGGTGGTACAGGCTCTGGCCTGGCTCCTGATAGTTCTAGAAGGCCTCGCTTAAATCCAGAGAACTTTCGCTAG
- the ftsH2 gene encoding ATP-dependent zinc metalloprotease FtsH2: protein MKSSWKTVLLWALPAVVIGFFLWQSAFSGQPADIARNAANSRMSYGHFLEYLDKGRIQSVDLYDGGRTAIVELEDQELDGRVQRIRVDLLSQSVPELIERLNRSGVDLASHPVRNDGAIWGLLSNLVFPILLISGLFFLFRRSNSMGGPGQAMNFGKSRARFSMEAKTGVLFDDVAGIEEAKEELQEVVTFLKKPERFTAVGAKIPKGVLLVGPPGTGKTLLAKAIAGEAGVPFFSISGSEFVEMFVGVGASRVRDLFKKAKENAPCIIFIDEIDAVGRQRGAGIGGGNDEREQTLNQLLTEMDGFEGNTGIIIIAATNRPDVLDSALLRPGRFDRQVTVDRPDVKGRLEVLNVHARNKKLGDDISLEMIARRTPGFTGADLANLLNEAAILTARRRKEAMTMLEVDNAIDRVVAGLEGTPLVDSKSKRLIAYHEIGHAIVGTLIKDHDPVQKVTLIPRGQAQGLTWFTPSDDQSLISRAQILARITGTLGGRAAEEVVFGDSEVTTGAGNDLQQVTGMARQMVTRFGMSDLGPLSLESQQGEVFLGRDLMSRSEYSEEIASRIDAQVRQIVQHCYDGARRIISEQREAIDRLVDILVERETIDGEEFRQIVSEYANVPEKEQYVPQL from the coding sequence ATGAAATCTTCTTGGAAAACCGTCTTACTGTGGGCTTTGCCTGCTGTGGTCATTGGCTTCTTTCTCTGGCAGAGTGCCTTTTCTGGTCAACCTGCTGACATTGCTCGCAACGCCGCTAACTCCCGGATGTCCTACGGCCATTTCCTGGAGTACCTGGATAAGGGGCGCATCCAGTCAGTCGATCTCTATGACGGCGGGCGCACCGCCATTGTCGAATTGGAGGACCAGGAACTGGATGGTCGAGTACAACGTATTCGGGTTGACCTACTGTCCCAGTCTGTTCCTGAGCTGATCGAGCGCCTCAACCGCTCTGGGGTAGACCTTGCCTCCCATCCTGTCCGCAACGATGGAGCAATCTGGGGACTGTTAAGCAATTTAGTTTTCCCAATTCTGTTAATCTCCGGGCTTTTCTTTCTATTCCGGCGCTCTAACAGCATGGGCGGTCCTGGACAAGCCATGAACTTTGGCAAGTCCCGCGCCCGCTTTTCTATGGAGGCCAAGACCGGCGTCCTCTTCGATGATGTCGCTGGCATTGAAGAAGCCAAAGAAGAACTCCAAGAAGTCGTCACCTTCCTCAAGAAGCCCGAGCGCTTCACCGCAGTCGGCGCCAAGATTCCCAAAGGCGTGTTGCTAGTCGGCCCTCCTGGCACCGGTAAGACCCTATTGGCTAAAGCAATTGCTGGTGAAGCTGGTGTGCCCTTCTTCAGCATCTCGGGCTCTGAGTTCGTCGAGATGTTTGTCGGGGTCGGTGCTTCTCGAGTGAGAGACCTATTCAAGAAAGCCAAGGAGAATGCGCCCTGCATCATCTTCATCGATGAGATTGATGCGGTAGGACGGCAGCGGGGAGCGGGGATTGGCGGTGGCAACGACGAGCGAGAGCAGACGCTCAACCAGTTGCTGACGGAGATGGATGGGTTTGAGGGGAACACAGGAATTATCATCATCGCGGCGACTAACCGGCCCGATGTGTTGGACTCTGCCTTGCTGCGCCCCGGTCGCTTTGACCGGCAGGTCACCGTTGACCGTCCGGACGTCAAAGGACGTCTGGAAGTCCTCAATGTCCATGCGCGTAATAAGAAGCTGGGAGACGACATCTCTTTAGAGATGATTGCTCGCCGTACACCTGGTTTTACCGGTGCTGATCTTGCCAACCTGCTGAACGAAGCGGCCATTCTCACAGCCCGGCGTCGCAAGGAAGCGATGACCATGTTGGAAGTCGACAATGCCATCGATCGGGTGGTTGCCGGACTAGAGGGCACGCCTCTAGTGGATAGCAAGAGCAAGCGTTTGATTGCTTACCATGAGATAGGTCATGCCATTGTTGGCACCTTGATCAAAGACCACGACCCTGTGCAAAAAGTCACCCTGATTCCTCGAGGTCAGGCTCAGGGCTTAACCTGGTTTACCCCTTCTGACGATCAGTCGCTCATCTCCCGCGCCCAAATTCTGGCGCGTATTACGGGTACTCTAGGCGGTCGAGCTGCGGAAGAAGTCGTTTTCGGCGATTCCGAAGTCACCACTGGCGCAGGCAACGACCTACAGCAGGTTACTGGCATGGCTCGACAAATGGTCACTCGCTTCGGCATGTCCGACCTAGGACCCCTGTCCCTGGAAAGCCAGCAAGGTGAAGTCTTCTTGGGCCGCGACTTAATGTCTCGCTCTGAGTACTCAGAAGAAATCGCCTCCCGCATTGATGCTCAGGTCCGTCAGATTGTGCAGCATTGCTATGACGGAGCCCGCCGGATCATTAGTGAGCAGCGCGAAGCAATCGATCGGCTGGTAGACATCCTGGTCGAGCGCGAAACCATTGACGGTGAGGAATTCCGCCAAATCGTCTCTGAATACGCCAATGTTCCAGAGAAAGAGCAGTACGTGCCCCAACTCTAG
- a CDS encoding class I SAM-dependent methyltransferase, which yields MATILRDWSYRYQWLYDSVSRLAALSVGGEARFRQLALTGLSIQAETRVLDLCCGSGQTTRFLVERSQNVTGLDASPKSLRRAERNVPQATYVQAFAEAMPLADGQFDVVHTSVALHEMEPEQLQQILVEVCRVLKPGGMFTTIDFHKPSQPLLWPGLALFLALFETHTAWHLLETDLALLLQRAGLRVTAHRFYVGGSLQVLQAQKE from the coding sequence ATGGCTACGATCCTGCGAGATTGGAGCTACCGTTACCAGTGGCTCTACGACAGCGTCTCACGCTTAGCAGCGCTGAGCGTAGGGGGAGAAGCCCGCTTCCGACAATTGGCTTTAACTGGTCTTAGCATTCAGGCTGAGACACGGGTGCTCGATCTCTGCTGTGGTAGTGGGCAAACTACGCGTTTTTTGGTGGAGCGCTCTCAAAATGTGACGGGTCTAGATGCATCACCCAAGTCTTTGCGACGAGCTGAACGCAATGTTCCTCAGGCGACCTACGTACAAGCCTTTGCTGAAGCCATGCCGCTAGCTGATGGGCAGTTCGATGTAGTGCATACCAGCGTTGCGCTCCACGAAATGGAGCCTGAACAACTGCAGCAAATTCTAGTCGAGGTTTGCCGGGTGTTAAAGCCTGGAGGGATGTTCACAACCATTGACTTCCACAAGCCCAGTCAACCGCTGCTGTGGCCCGGTCTAGCCTTATTCCTGGCCTTGTTTGAAACTCATACAGCCTGGCACCTCCTAGAAACCGACTTAGCGCTTTTGCTGCAAAGAGCTGGCCTTCGAGTAACTGCGCACCGATTCTACGTGGGTGGCAGCTTACAGGTACTTCAGGCACAAAAAGAGTAA
- a CDS encoding VOC family protein — protein MKVTGFLHVAVLISDLERAMAFYGGILGLEAIERQLKFPGAWYRIGPQQLHLMVGDGEARKNCAEKWGRNPHLALAVADLNIAKERLVTHGYSVQMSASGRQALFVQDPDGNVIELSEAP, from the coding sequence ATGAAAGTAACGGGTTTTTTGCATGTTGCAGTGCTAATTAGCGATCTTGAGCGAGCTATGGCCTTTTACGGTGGCATTCTTGGCCTAGAGGCGATTGAGCGGCAGCTCAAGTTTCCAGGAGCCTGGTATAGAATCGGACCTCAGCAGCTCCATTTGATGGTTGGAGATGGGGAGGCTAGAAAGAACTGTGCAGAGAAGTGGGGACGAAATCCGCATCTAGCCCTAGCTGTCGCCGACTTGAATATTGCCAAGGAGCGACTGGTTACTCATGGCTACTCAGTGCAAATGAGTGCGTCAGGCCGACAAGCTCTGTTTGTTCAAGACCCGGATGGCAATGTCATCGAGTTGAGTGAAGCTCCCTGA
- a CDS encoding Npun_R1517 family heterocyst differentiation transcriptional regulator → MSYNSLQRSAENVDVTIYECEVQLKFRLIEERGVLTNREQVLEMLLDALTCGPDEYLEYQHTEVNVRELDETAAAPAMRRQLIRLRNSPELH, encoded by the coding sequence ATGAGCTACAACTCTCTACAACGCTCTGCCGAAAACGTAGATGTTACCATTTATGAGTGTGAAGTTCAGCTTAAGTTTCGTCTCATTGAAGAGCGAGGTGTATTAACCAATCGGGAGCAAGTTTTAGAAATGCTGCTCGATGCTCTCACCTGTGGCCCTGATGAGTATCTGGAATATCAACACACTGAAGTCAACGTTCGCGAGTTAGATGAAACAGCAGCAGCCCCAGCGATGCGTCGTCAGCTCATTCGGCTCCGCAACTCCCCAGAACTTCATTAA
- a CDS encoding DUF362 domain-containing protein: protein MLSDLYPLVSLHRSTTYHLPQLQQDLEQLLQPMGGLAAVVKPGDRVLLKPNLLTGSRPGRECITRPEIVQCLTVMVRDCGGKPFLGDSPAFGSARGVARANGLLAVAKALELPIIEFHGRRYQTVSETFDHLRLSSEAMEADVVINLPKVKSHGQLTLTLGVKNLFGCVPGKMKAWWHLEAGKDSARFAEMLVETARAINPRLTILDGIIAHEGNGPSNGKPRSLGLLAASTDVFTLDRVFTEILGVELLQVPTVAASIHLGLCPSLNSQIQVVGPDLEALKITDWQLPDHMVPLDFGLPRILQSTFRHLYIRFIQEPMTAYTNRVS, encoded by the coding sequence ATGCTGTCCGATCTCTACCCGCTGGTTAGCCTGCACCGCTCTACCACCTACCATCTGCCTCAGCTACAACAGGACCTGGAGCAACTATTACAACCCATGGGAGGGCTAGCAGCGGTAGTGAAGCCGGGTGATCGAGTGTTGCTAAAGCCTAATTTGCTCACTGGCTCTCGACCTGGGAGAGAATGCATAACCCGGCCCGAGATTGTGCAATGTCTGACCGTCATGGTGCGTGATTGTGGTGGCAAACCTTTCTTGGGCGACAGCCCCGCTTTTGGTAGTGCTCGTGGTGTAGCGCGAGCCAATGGTTTACTGGCAGTTGCAAAGGCTCTGGAACTGCCGATCATCGAATTTCATGGCAGACGCTATCAGACGGTTAGTGAAACTTTCGACCACCTGCGCCTGAGTAGCGAGGCAATGGAGGCTGATGTTGTCATTAATCTCCCTAAGGTCAAGTCGCATGGACAGCTCACTCTAACTCTGGGAGTGAAAAATCTATTTGGTTGTGTTCCCGGCAAGATGAAAGCCTGGTGGCACTTGGAAGCGGGAAAAGACAGCGCTCGCTTTGCTGAAATGCTGGTGGAAACAGCCCGAGCGATCAACCCAAGACTCACTATCCTCGACGGCATCATCGCTCACGAGGGTAATGGCCCTAGCAATGGCAAACCCCGCTCGCTGGGGCTATTGGCAGCCTCGACCGATGTCTTTACTCTCGATCGGGTCTTTACTGAAATTCTTGGCGTGGAGCTACTGCAAGTCCCTACTGTGGCTGCTTCTATCCATTTAGGCCTATGTCCCTCACTGAATTCACAGATCCAAGTTGTTGGCCCTGACCTTGAGGCTCTAAAAATAACCGATTGGCAGCTTCCAGACCACATGGTCCCCCTCGATTTCGGCTTGCCTCGAATTTTGCAGTCAACGTTCCGACACCTTTACATCCGCTTTATTCAGGAACCGATGACTGCTTATACGAACCGAGTCTCGTAA
- a CDS encoding glucokinase, whose protein sequence is MTRLLAGDIGGTKTILRLLEIRKGERQTLLERRYTSADYPHLAPVVQAFLQESEAANQGDELPSYACFAIAGPVINDTSELTNLSWKLDGRQLEQELGIDHVHLINDFAAVGYGLLALGPEDLEVLQPGRPNTERQSAAPIIAVGAGTGLGQAFLIHQPSGYEVFASEGGHADFAPRTEQEVGLLHYLLQRYGRVSAERVVSGQGITAIYEYLRDSQYAPESEAVRREMAQQDPSAVVSTYALAHKDRLCEQALEIFVSAYGAEVGNLAIKVLAYGGVYITGGIAPKILPKLKEGSFLESFLAKGRMRPLMEQMPVYVVLNAKVGLMGAAVFAERMQQNAL, encoded by the coding sequence ATGACCCGACTACTGGCAGGCGATATCGGCGGTACTAAAACAATCCTGCGGTTGCTAGAAATCCGCAAGGGCGAACGACAGACATTGCTAGAGCGTCGCTATACCAGTGCAGACTACCCTCATCTAGCTCCCGTGGTGCAGGCTTTTTTACAAGAGAGCGAAGCCGCCAACCAAGGCGATGAACTGCCAAGCTATGCCTGCTTCGCGATTGCTGGCCCTGTTATCAATGACACCTCTGAACTGACCAACTTGTCCTGGAAGCTGGACGGACGCCAGCTTGAGCAGGAGTTAGGCATTGATCATGTGCATTTGATCAATGATTTTGCTGCAGTAGGCTACGGGCTTCTAGCACTGGGGCCAGAAGATTTAGAGGTCTTACAGCCTGGTCGCCCTAATACAGAGCGGCAGTCAGCAGCACCCATTATTGCTGTTGGAGCCGGAACAGGTTTGGGGCAGGCTTTTTTGATTCATCAGCCTAGCGGTTATGAAGTTTTCGCCTCGGAGGGCGGCCACGCAGACTTCGCACCGCGTACTGAACAAGAAGTTGGATTGTTGCACTATCTGCTGCAGCGCTATGGACGGGTTTCCGCAGAGCGGGTAGTCTCTGGGCAAGGCATCACTGCCATATATGAATACTTACGCGACAGCCAGTACGCACCGGAGTCAGAAGCGGTCCGCCGGGAAATGGCTCAGCAGGATCCGTCAGCGGTGGTTTCCACCTATGCGCTAGCCCACAAGGATCGGCTTTGCGAACAAGCTCTTGAGATTTTCGTATCGGCTTATGGAGCAGAGGTCGGCAACCTTGCGATCAAGGTACTGGCCTACGGAGGGGTCTACATTACCGGTGGCATTGCCCCCAAGATTTTGCCTAAGCTCAAAGAAGGCTCCTTTCTAGAAAGCTTTCTAGCAAAAGGCCGGATGCGCCCTCTCATGGAGCAGATGCCAGTCTACGTCGTCTTGAACGCTAAAGTAGGGCTAATGGGCGCAGCAGTGTTTGCAGAACGGATGCAGCAAAATGCTCTCTAG
- a CDS encoding trypsin-like peptidase domain-containing protein, whose product MPTRIPIDAHCCAVCLLLLLASCSGSQTASTLALPRNQPQEFTGELSSSDASLEADGSPYDPIEFSARAGERLDVTLSSDQFDPYLTLLGPNGDEIAADDDSGSENNARLSVILVKDGQYRLLCNSFSATAKGKYHVGLTLRAAEPSVQPLQPQSADFKGDLSLQDGLLSSGQLFDAYAFNGRRGQLLEASLRAGKLDTYLRLVGPDGNVLAENDDFSKRNAGSLLAAELPKTGPYTLLVSTLEPIAQGSYHLQVRGVKALKALGSNSVNLLDRKGLRVFDFDSALTRFFEEPIAVGTLPYLFKATVQIVTAKGTGSGTLVTPKGLILTNFHVVQAATSQKPIDEPVIVSVVQRVDEPVMPLFQAQVLRYDADTDLALLQITSDLRGHPLPASFRLPTLPLGNAEAVQLGDGVRILGFPGTTSLVNGSSYLSFTQGAISSIIRGSNGKRYDFLSDAVVNSGNSGGAAINAQGELIGIPSENLFLADHAANSDLDKTSVIRAVSALPPEWQALLQAKPIGIRP is encoded by the coding sequence GTGCCGACCCGAATCCCAATCGACGCTCACTGCTGTGCTGTCTGCCTGTTGCTGTTGTTAGCCAGTTGCAGCGGCTCACAAACCGCCAGCACCCTAGCTCTGCCTCGGAACCAACCTCAGGAGTTTACAGGGGAACTGTCTAGCTCCGATGCCAGCCTAGAAGCTGACGGTAGCCCCTACGATCCGATTGAATTCAGCGCCCGTGCTGGTGAACGCTTAGACGTGACACTAAGTAGCGACCAGTTCGATCCTTACCTGACTCTGTTGGGGCCAAACGGTGACGAGATCGCGGCGGATGATGATTCTGGCAGTGAGAATAATGCTCGTCTATCGGTAATCCTGGTCAAGGATGGGCAGTACCGACTTCTTTGCAACAGCTTCTCAGCCACTGCCAAGGGAAAGTACCACGTGGGCCTGACGTTGCGAGCGGCTGAGCCGTCTGTCCAGCCATTGCAGCCTCAATCAGCTGACTTCAAGGGTGATTTGTCCTTGCAGGATGGTCTACTCAGTAGTGGTCAATTGTTCGATGCCTATGCTTTTAACGGACGGCGAGGCCAGTTGCTTGAGGCTAGTCTCCGTGCCGGCAAGCTAGACACTTATCTTCGCCTAGTAGGGCCAGATGGCAATGTCCTTGCGGAGAATGATGACTTCTCCAAACGCAATGCCGGTTCGCTTTTAGCAGCGGAATTGCCTAAAACTGGGCCCTACACCCTGCTGGTGTCGACCCTAGAACCGATTGCTCAAGGCAGCTACCACTTGCAGGTGAGAGGGGTTAAAGCGCTCAAAGCCCTAGGCTCAAATAGTGTCAACCTGTTAGACCGTAAGGGTTTGCGCGTCTTCGATTTCGATTCAGCTCTCACCAGATTCTTCGAAGAGCCGATTGCGGTAGGAACACTGCCTTACCTATTTAAGGCAACTGTGCAGATCGTCACAGCAAAAGGCACAGGCTCGGGCACCCTGGTCACCCCAAAAGGATTGATCCTGACCAACTTTCATGTTGTTCAAGCGGCGACCTCCCAGAAGCCTATAGACGAACCTGTCATTGTCAGTGTTGTCCAGCGCGTTGACGAGCCGGTGATGCCTTTATTTCAGGCTCAGGTACTGCGCTACGATGCGGACACCGACTTGGCCCTACTGCAAATTACCTCGGATCTGCGTGGCCATCCTTTGCCAGCGTCCTTCCGTCTACCGACTTTACCCTTGGGTAATGCTGAGGCAGTGCAACTAGGTGACGGCGTTCGGATTCTGGGATTTCCAGGCACGACATCGCTAGTGAACGGCAGTTCCTACCTCAGCTTTACGCAAGGGGCAATCAGTAGCATCATTCGTGGGAGCAACGGCAAACGCTACGATTTTCTGTCTGATGCGGTAGTGAACTCTGGTAACTCTGGTGGGGCAGCGATTAATGCTCAAGGCGAGCTGATCGGCATTCCTTCAGAAAACCTGTTTCTAGCTGACCATGCCGCTAATAGTGACTTAGACAAAACTTCGGTGATCCGAGCTGTTTCAGCCCTGCCACCCGAGTGGCAAGCCCTGCTGCAAGCTAAGCCCATAGGAATAAGGCCCTAG
- a CDS encoding exonuclease SbcCD subunit D, which translates to MARFLHIADIHLGFDRYDSPERSVDFFKALNDVIERYAVQTQVDFVLIAGDLFEHRNIQPNVLNQAKAVLRKLKAADIPALVIEGNHDNRPYGTRTSWLRYLAEDDLLLLLEPQAEDGGCFTYEPWDAEAKVGGYIDLPCGVRVLGSCWWGAAAPQTIPALAAAIEVLPPGPKHTVLMFHHGLEGQIARYNGALRYQELLPLKAAGVDYLALGHIHKNYELEGWIFNPGSLEANSVEESTFERGAYSVEISQSGIRAKLERQYYQRTIHRLRFEATGQETVPELEEKILDYVRGQEIDPKTRPIVELKIEGQVGFDRLDLDTRGLQRDLKQLTNALVFLLRYDAAAVGYATPLSDDSSRIQMEREVFTDELAANAHYKKQATELAQALIGLKEMVLEGRREAEVYEFVRSRLQSSNEE; encoded by the coding sequence ATGGCACGTTTTCTACACATTGCGGATATCCACTTGGGCTTCGACCGCTACGACAGCCCAGAACGGTCTGTGGATTTCTTCAAAGCCCTAAACGACGTGATCGAGCGTTATGCAGTCCAGACACAGGTAGATTTTGTGCTGATCGCAGGCGATCTCTTCGAGCATCGCAACATTCAGCCTAATGTGTTGAACCAAGCCAAGGCTGTGCTTCGCAAACTCAAGGCTGCTGATATTCCAGCCCTGGTGATTGAGGGCAATCACGACAACCGACCTTACGGTACCCGCACCAGTTGGTTGCGTTACCTCGCAGAAGATGATTTGCTGCTGCTGCTGGAGCCACAGGCTGAGGATGGCGGTTGCTTTACTTACGAGCCTTGGGATGCAGAGGCAAAAGTTGGCGGCTATATCGACCTGCCCTGTGGGGTACGGGTTCTCGGCTCCTGTTGGTGGGGAGCCGCTGCTCCTCAAACGATTCCGGCCTTGGCAGCAGCAATTGAGGTTTTGCCCCCAGGGCCCAAGCATACGGTGCTGATGTTCCACCACGGGCTGGAGGGCCAAATTGCCCGTTACAACGGCGCTTTACGCTATCAGGAGTTGCTGCCGTTGAAGGCTGCCGGGGTTGACTATCTAGCTCTAGGACACATTCACAAGAATTACGAGCTTGAAGGCTGGATTTTCAACCCTGGCTCTTTAGAAGCCAATAGCGTTGAGGAGAGCACCTTTGAGCGGGGAGCCTATTCAGTCGAAATCAGCCAATCCGGGATCCGAGCCAAGTTAGAGCGTCAGTATTATCAACGCACCATCCACCGTTTGCGCTTTGAGGCTACCGGCCAGGAGACTGTGCCGGAATTGGAAGAAAAAATTCTCGACTACGTTCGCGGTCAAGAGATTGATCCCAAAACTCGTCCCATCGTCGAGCTCAAAATTGAAGGTCAGGTGGGTTTTGACCGGCTGGATTTGGACACGCGAGGTTTGCAGCGCGACCTGAAACAGCTAACGAATGCACTCGTATTTCTGTTGCGTTACGACGCGGCGGCTGTTGGCTACGCCACACCACTTTCGGACGATTCCAGCCGGATCCAGATGGAGCGGGAAGTTTTTACTGATGAGCTTGCAGCCAACGCTCACTACAAGAAACAGGCGACTGAACTGGCTCAAGCCCTGATCGGCCTTAAAGAAATGGTTCTAGAAGGGCGTCGGGAAGCAGAAGTTTACGAGTTTGTGCGCTCACGACTGCAATCATCTAATGAAGAATAA